In Anomalospiza imberbis isolate Cuckoo-Finch-1a 21T00152 chromosome 19, ASM3175350v1, whole genome shotgun sequence, a genomic segment contains:
- the AANAT gene encoding serotonin N-acetyltransferase isoform X1 translates to MGNCPWRSRTAPGTICVPQNSCSPRRQQDTCHLSPSHPTFPPYISAGSVSGSGVLCLSHCVPCPAPAFISVSGDCPLQLDEIRHFLNLCPELSLGWFEEGRLVAFIIGSLWDQERLSQAALTLHKPQGSAVHIHVLAVHRTVRQQGKGSILMWRYLQHLRCLPSARRALLMCEPFLVPFYQKCGFQALGPCGVTVGDLAFVEMQHAVRGHAFMRRNSGC, encoded by the exons ATGGGGAACTGCCCCTGGAGAAGCAGAACTGCTCCTGGAACCATCTGTGTCCCTCAGAACTCCTGTAGCCCTAGGAGGCAGCAGGACACATGCCATCTCTCCCCATCACATCCCACTTTCCCTCCCTACATCAGTGCTGGGAGTGTTTCTGGGTCGGGTGTGCTTTGTCTCTCTCACTGTGTTCCCTGCCCCGCTCCAGCCTTTATATCGGTTTCTGGGGactgtcccctgcagctggaTGAGATCCGCCACTTTCTGAacctgtgcccagagctgtccctcGGCTGGTTTGAGGAAGGGCGGCTTGTGGCATTCATCATTGGCTCCCTCTGGGACCAGGAGAGGCTCAGCCAG GCAGCACTGACCCTGCACAAGCCGCAGGGCTCGGCCGTGCACATCCACGTGCTGGCCGTGCACCGCACCGTCCGCCAGCAGGGCAAGGGCTCCATCCTGATGTGGCGCTACCTGCAGCACCTGCGCTGCCTGCCCTCGGCCCGCCGCGCCCTGCTCATGTGCGAGCCTTTCCTCGTGCCCTTCTACCAGAAGTGCGGCTTCCAGGCACTGGGGCCCTGCGGGGTGACCGTGGGGGACCTGGCCTTCGTGGAGATGCAGCACGCCGTGCGGGGACACGCCTTCATGCGCAGGAACAGCGGCTGCTGA
- the AANAT gene encoding serotonin N-acetyltransferase isoform X2: protein MSALSALPFLKPVHLRSPRSSPGGQRRHTLPASEFRCLSPEDAVSVFEIEREAFISVSGDCPLQLDEIRHFLNLCPELSLGWFEEGRLVAFIIGSLWDQERLSQAALTLHKPQGSAVHIHVLAVHRTVRQQGKGSILMWRYLQHLRCLPSARRALLMCEPFLVPFYQKCGFQALGPCGVTVGDLAFVEMQHAVRGHAFMRRNSGC from the exons atgtcGGCACTCAGCGCGTTGCCCTTCCTGAAGCCGGTCCACCTGCGGTCGCCCCGCAGCTCGCCCGGGGGCCAGCGCCGGCACACGCTGCCCGCCAGCGAGTTCCGCTGCCTCAGCCCCGAGGACGCCGTCAGCGTGTTCGAGATCGAGCGCGAAG CCTTTATATCGGTTTCTGGGGactgtcccctgcagctggaTGAGATCCGCCACTTTCTGAacctgtgcccagagctgtccctcGGCTGGTTTGAGGAAGGGCGGCTTGTGGCATTCATCATTGGCTCCCTCTGGGACCAGGAGAGGCTCAGCCAG GCAGCACTGACCCTGCACAAGCCGCAGGGCTCGGCCGTGCACATCCACGTGCTGGCCGTGCACCGCACCGTCCGCCAGCAGGGCAAGGGCTCCATCCTGATGTGGCGCTACCTGCAGCACCTGCGCTGCCTGCCCTCGGCCCGCCGCGCCCTGCTCATGTGCGAGCCTTTCCTCGTGCCCTTCTACCAGAAGTGCGGCTTCCAGGCACTGGGGCCCTGCGGGGTGACCGTGGGGGACCTGGCCTTCGTGGAGATGCAGCACGCCGTGCGGGGACACGCCTTCATGCGCAGGAACAGCGGCTGCTGA